From a single Miscanthus floridulus cultivar M001 chromosome 8, ASM1932011v1, whole genome shotgun sequence genomic region:
- the LOC136474280 gene encoding protein S40-4-like, whose translation MARTTRSAATERRYLHFAQAPHGVVVPTSPAAAAGGAGEDFDESDIWGAFAPAEPPQAGPFRAARKASPAKPSLAPDGRAAHGSLPVKIPDWSKILGSEYRPGYHYGAGGAGDWELDDDEDSVDWVPPHELAGRRRAASLSLKNGVVGRTLKVRDAVWKRTTGFQD comes from the coding sequence ATGGCGAGGACCACGCGGTCGGCGGCGACGGAGCGCCGGTACCTCCACTTCGCGCAGGCGCCGCACGGCGTCGTCGTGCCGACGAGCCCAGCAGCCGCCGCCGGTGGCGCTGGCGAGGACTTCGACGAGTCGGACATCTGGGGCGCGTTCGCGCCGGCGGAACCGCCGCAGGCGGGCCCGTTTCGGGCCGCGCGGAAGGCGTCGCCGGCGAAGCCGTCGCTGGCGCCGGACGGTAGGGCCGCGCACGGGTCGCTGCCGGTGAAGATCCCGGACTGGTCCAAGATCCTGGGCAGCGAGTACCGGCCTGGCTACCACTACGGCGCAGGCGGTGCCGGTGACTGGGAgctcgacgacgacgaggactcCGTGGACTGGGTGCCGCCCCACGAGCTGGcggggcgccgccgcgccgcgtCGCTGTCGCTGAAGAACGGGGTCGTCGGCCGGACGCTCAAGGTCCGGGACGCGGTGTGGAAGCGCACCACCGGGTTCCAGGACTGa